One Lutzomyia longipalpis isolate SR_M1_2022 chromosome 4, ASM2433408v1 DNA segment encodes these proteins:
- the LOC129795664 gene encoding uncharacterized protein LOC129795664 has protein sequence MGAGEVVAEENLPDPLDGLNYLGEINETSTEAYIVYPGPDDVSISRPSEGIYQQSVTLTARMWPPVEAGPQRTVWGLPAVVWGVVIGCTVVGVLVVATLFFCCWLLPRSRKFLSPSRCGAAVTTTSGEAGGGIIMAHHNSHNSQPWTGVPPQYTAPAPPVSHSATTQGHHASNSKAHTSRNLMPGNFCNLVPCQSTIPETHKSMWAINPLYTSSSVLSESEESSYRTRSLPSWGKGAKQRPVSTTDDLEELYAKVNFSKKRRNRMRNDEAAIIALCRSRSQNLAVLPLERDGIVVYDERTAL, from the exons ATGGGGGCGGGAGAAGTTGTGGCGGAAGAAAATCTCCCAGATCCGTTGGATGGTTTGAATTATCTCGGGGAAATCAACGAGACATCCACTGAGGCGTACATCGTGTACCCAG GACCCGACGATGTCAGCATCAGCCGTCCTTCGGAGGGAATTTACCAGCAATCTGTGACGCTCACAGCTCGTATGTGGCCACCCGTTGAGGCGGGTCCGCAGAGGACAGTGTGGGGTCTTCCTGCGGTTGTTTGGGGCGTTGTAATCGGCTGTACTGTTGTTGGGGTACTCGTGGTGGCCACCCTCTTCTTCTGCTGCTGGCTCCTGCCGCGGAGTCGAAAATTTCTCAGTCCATCGCGCTGTGGTGCTGCCGTTACAACAACATCCGGAG aAGCCGGTGGAGGAATTATCA TGGCTCATCACAATTCTCATAATTCTCAACCGTGGACAGGTGTTCCGCCACAATACACAGCTCCTGCGCCACCTGTTTCACACTCAGCCACAACACAGGGGCATCATGCGTCCAATTCAAAGGCACACACATCCCGGAATTTAATGCCAGGGAATTTTTGTAATCTCGTACCGTGTCAGAGCACAATTCCCGAAACTCATAAATCAATGTGGGCCATTAATCCACTCTACACCTCTAGTTCag ttCTTAGTGAATCCGAGGAATCATCCTACAGGACAAGATCTCTTCCGTCATGGGGAAAAGGTGCCAAACAGAGACCCGTCTCAACAACAGATGATCTCGAAGAACTCTACGCGAAG gtGAATTTCAGCAAGAAACGTCGCAATCGCATGCGTAATGACGAAGCAGCAATAATTGCTCTATGTCGCTCTCGATCACAAAATTTAGCTGTTTTGCCCCTCGAGCGCGATGGGATTGTTGTTTATGACGAAAGGACAGCCCTCTAG